Proteins from a genomic interval of Pseudomonas paeninsulae:
- a CDS encoding FAD-dependent oxidoreductase has protein sequence MSQALSTDILIVGGGIAGLWLNARLRRQGFATLLVENATLGGGQSVKSQGIIHGGAKYALHGALTGASEAIADMPRRWREALAGSGELDLSGVRLLSDAHYLWSPGSLAGNITSFFASKAVRGRVDQVKGEQLPPALQHPKFRGKVYRLAELVLDVPSLIARLAELAADGLLAAESIAPLHEQGQLVGLIVDGREIRAQRIVLSAGRGNAELLAALGLTQPAQQLRPLHMVLVKGPTLKPLYAHCLGGGPKPRVTVTTHPAADGEWVWYLGGDLAEAAGVSRDAAAQIQAAQQEISTLLPWLDLSSARWATLRVDRAEPAQSGLVRPDNAFLADQGQLLVGWPTKLALAPDFADRVLAALDRDGIQPATHAPLPALPRPAVARPAWKELF, from the coding sequence ATGTCCCAGGCTCTGAGCACTGACATTCTGATCGTCGGCGGAGGTATCGCCGGCCTCTGGCTGAATGCGCGCTTGCGCCGCCAGGGCTTTGCCACCCTGCTGGTAGAAAACGCCACCCTGGGCGGCGGGCAGAGCGTCAAATCGCAAGGCATTATCCACGGCGGCGCCAAGTACGCCCTGCATGGCGCCCTGACCGGCGCCTCGGAAGCCATCGCCGACATGCCGCGACGCTGGCGCGAAGCGCTGGCTGGCAGCGGTGAGCTGGACCTTAGCGGCGTGCGCCTGCTGTCCGATGCGCATTACCTGTGGTCGCCCGGTAGCCTGGCCGGCAATATCACCAGCTTCTTCGCCAGCAAGGCGGTGCGCGGCCGCGTCGACCAGGTCAAGGGCGAGCAACTGCCGCCCGCCCTGCAACATCCGAAATTCAGGGGCAAGGTCTACCGCCTGGCCGAACTGGTGCTCGACGTACCCAGCCTGATCGCGCGCCTAGCCGAGCTGGCCGCTGACGGCCTGCTGGCCGCCGAGTCCATCGCGCCGCTGCACGAGCAGGGTCAACTGGTCGGCCTGATCGTCGACGGCCGCGAGATTCGCGCCCAGCGCATCGTCCTTAGCGCCGGCCGCGGCAACGCCGAACTGCTCGCCGCGCTGGGCCTCACTCAGCCCGCGCAGCAACTGCGGCCGCTGCATATGGTGCTGGTCAAGGGCCCGACCCTGAAACCGCTGTATGCCCACTGCCTCGGCGGCGGACCGAAGCCGCGGGTCACCGTCACCACTCATCCGGCAGCCGATGGCGAGTGGGTCTGGTACCTCGGCGGCGACCTCGCCGAAGCGGCAGGCGTAAGCCGCGACGCAGCCGCGCAGATCCAGGCCGCGCAGCAGGAAATCAGCACCCTGCTGCCCTGGCTTGACCTTTCCAGCGCCCGCTGGGCGACACTGCGCGTCGACCGAGCCGAGCCGGCGCAGTCTGGCCTGGTACGCCCGGACAACGCCTTTCTCGCCGACCAAGGTCAACTGCTGGTCGGCTGGCCGACTAAACTGGCATTAGCCCCGGATTTCGCTGACCGCGTGCTGGCGGCTCTCGACCGTGACGGCATCCAACCCGCCACCCATGCGCCACTCCCGGCCCTGCCACGTCCGGCCGTAGCGCGCCCAGCCTGGAAGGAATTGTTCTAA
- the cytX gene encoding putative hydroxymethylpyrimidine transporter CytX, translating into MSTPSSYSPHVPVSIGQRVFGARDMFSLWFSLGIGLMVLQLGALLAPGLGLSGALLAIACGTAVGVLLLGSVAVIGSDTGLSSMAALKLSLGSKGAVVPALLNLLQLVGWGAFEIIVMRDAASVLAVRAFGEGSLWNSPGLWTLLFGALATLLAVAGPLTFVRRILRKWGIWLLLGACLWLTWNLFDKADLAALWARSGDGSMPFALGFDIAIAMPLSWLPLIADYSRFGKAAGRVFGGTALGFFVGNFWLMSLGVAYTLAFADSGEVNALLLALAGAGLGIPLLLILLDESENAFADIHSAAVSVGILLPFKVELLALLIGALCTLIAWFAPLAEYQNFLLLIGSVFAPLFGVVLVDHFILRRRRAELAPRVALRWDTLLAWACGATIYHVLANFWPDIGATLPALLLAGVLQFAFASFSRDRESIAL; encoded by the coding sequence GTGAGCACCCCAAGTAGTTACTCACCGCATGTGCCGGTGTCGATTGGCCAGCGTGTGTTTGGCGCGCGCGACATGTTTTCCCTGTGGTTTTCCTTAGGGATCGGCCTGATGGTGCTGCAGCTTGGCGCCTTGCTGGCGCCGGGCCTGGGCCTGAGCGGCGCCTTGCTGGCGATTGCCTGTGGCACCGCCGTCGGCGTGTTGCTGTTGGGTTCGGTCGCGGTGATCGGCAGTGATACCGGGCTGTCGTCCATGGCGGCGCTGAAACTCAGCCTGGGCAGCAAGGGGGCCGTGGTGCCGGCCTTGCTCAACCTGTTGCAACTGGTCGGTTGGGGCGCATTCGAGATCATCGTCATGCGCGATGCCGCCAGCGTGTTGGCGGTGCGGGCCTTCGGCGAGGGCAGCCTATGGAACAGTCCGGGCCTGTGGACCCTGTTGTTTGGCGCCCTGGCGACCCTGCTGGCGGTGGCCGGCCCGCTGACCTTCGTGCGCCGGATCCTGCGCAAATGGGGGATCTGGTTGCTGCTCGGCGCCTGCCTCTGGTTGACCTGGAACCTGTTCGACAAGGCCGACCTCGCGGCGTTGTGGGCGCGCAGTGGTGATGGCTCAATGCCGTTCGCCCTGGGCTTCGATATTGCGATTGCCATGCCGCTGTCCTGGCTGCCGCTGATTGCCGACTACTCGCGCTTTGGCAAGGCGGCCGGCCGGGTGTTCGGTGGCACCGCGCTGGGCTTCTTCGTCGGCAACTTCTGGTTGATGAGCCTGGGCGTGGCCTACACCCTGGCCTTTGCCGACAGCGGCGAAGTCAACGCCTTGCTGCTGGCCCTGGCGGGCGCCGGGTTGGGCATTCCGCTGCTGCTGATCTTGCTCGACGAGTCGGAGAACGCTTTTGCCGACATCCATTCGGCGGCGGTTTCCGTCGGTATTCTGCTGCCATTCAAGGTCGAGCTACTGGCGTTGCTGATTGGCGCGTTGTGCACCCTGATCGCCTGGTTCGCGCCGCTGGCCGAGTACCAGAACTTCCTGTTGCTGATCGGCTCGGTGTTCGCCCCGCTGTTCGGCGTGGTGCTGGTCGACCACTTCATCCTGCGTCGCCGTCGTGCCGAGCTGGCGCCGCGCGTGGCGCTGCGTTGGGACACCCTGCTGGCCTGGGCTTGCGGTGCGACCATCTATCATGTGCTGGCGAATTTCTGGCCCGATATCGGTGCGACCCTGCCGGCCTTGTTGCTGGCCGGTGTTCTGCAGTTCGCCTTCGCTTCCTTCAGTCGTGATCGGGAAAGTATTGCGCTTTGA
- a CDS encoding LysR family transcriptional regulator translates to MQWNLEQIRLFVSVAEGQSFSAVARQMNRAQSAVSNAIALLEADLGVLLFERSSGRQPRLTAAGASLLEEAREVLRQCERLEGRALGLVRGEEVRLRLAQDEAMPYQPVLDSLEALAQAFPLLEVQLASGAQGDVARKLLERRADLGLLFHHEQMPEALERQRLGTIEMVTVCGAGHALAGAGHVDRRELARHRQLLMAPQDSHYPGGEQLSPWIWRADSFYVMAELLMRNLGWAWLPRHVMQYPTYQNQLVELSSDWTPPPLVVELVCRRDEALGPAALWLAECFAERLQAIG, encoded by the coding sequence ATGCAGTGGAACCTGGAACAAATCCGCCTGTTCGTCAGCGTGGCCGAGGGCCAGTCGTTTTCTGCCGTGGCCCGGCAGATGAATCGCGCGCAGTCGGCGGTCAGCAATGCGATTGCCCTGTTGGAAGCCGATCTCGGGGTGCTGCTGTTCGAGCGCAGCAGTGGCCGCCAGCCACGCCTGACGGCCGCCGGTGCGTCGCTGCTGGAAGAAGCGCGCGAGGTGCTGCGCCAGTGCGAGCGTCTGGAAGGCCGGGCGCTGGGGCTGGTGCGCGGCGAAGAAGTGCGCCTGCGCCTGGCCCAGGACGAGGCCATGCCCTATCAGCCGGTGCTCGACAGTCTCGAGGCCCTGGCCCAGGCCTTTCCGCTGTTGGAAGTACAACTGGCCAGCGGCGCTCAGGGCGATGTTGCGCGCAAGCTGCTGGAGCGTCGCGCCGACCTCGGTCTGCTGTTTCACCACGAGCAGATGCCTGAAGCCCTGGAGCGCCAGCGGCTGGGCACTATCGAGATGGTCACGGTGTGCGGTGCCGGGCATGCGCTGGCGGGGGCGGGGCATGTCGACCGGCGCGAGTTGGCGCGTCACCGGCAATTGCTGATGGCGCCGCAGGACAGTCACTATCCGGGCGGCGAGCAGCTCAGTCCATGGATTTGGCGTGCTGACAGCTTCTACGTCATGGCCGAGCTGTTGATGCGTAATTTAGGCTGGGCCTGGCTACCACGCCATGTGATGCAGTATCCGACCTATCAGAACCAGCTGGTTGAACTGAGCAGCGACTGGACGCCGCCGCCGCTGGTGGTGGAGTTGGTCTGCCGGCGTGATGAAGCCCTGGGGCCGGCGGCACTCTGGCTGGCCGAGTGTTTCGCCGAGCGGCTGCAAGCCATCGGCTGA
- a CDS encoding TolC family outer membrane protein, which yields MLRRLSLTLAVAAASVGMAWAEQAPLSTKTNLVTVYQEAANNNADLAAARADYQARREVVPQARSGLLPNLSVGANLSDTQTDVDTSSGSQSLSRSGTVYQANLSQPLFRADRWFQLQAAEASSEQAALELSAIEQNLILQSAETYFAVLRAQDTLASTKAEEAAFKRQLDQANERFDVGLSDKTDVLEAQAGFDTARANRIIAQRQVEDAFQALITLTNREYVALEGIEHSLPILAPTPNDAKAWVDTAAAQNLNLQASNYAVNAAEETLRQRKSGHAPTLDAVASYQRGDNDSLGFTNSGALGQPRFSSDAEQRSIGLQLNIPLYSGGLTSSQVREAYQRLTQSEQLRESLRRQVVQSTRNLHRAVNTDVETVQARKQSIISNQSALEATEIGYQVGTRNIVDVLDSQRQLYSSVRTYNDARYDYILNNLRLKQAAGTLSPADLEALEQYLKSDYDPDQDFLPPDLAKAAEAQLRGNLDY from the coding sequence ATGTTGCGCAGACTCTCCCTGACTCTTGCTGTGGCTGCTGCTTCCGTTGGCATGGCCTGGGCCGAACAGGCCCCGCTATCGACCAAAACGAACCTCGTCACGGTCTATCAGGAAGCCGCCAACAACAACGCCGACCTGGCGGCCGCCCGCGCCGACTATCAGGCCCGTCGCGAAGTGGTGCCACAGGCGCGTTCCGGCTTGCTGCCGAACCTCTCGGTCGGTGCCAACCTGAGCGACACCCAGACAGATGTCGACACGTCGAGCGGCTCGCAATCACTTTCACGCAGCGGCACGGTCTACCAAGCCAACCTCAGCCAGCCGCTGTTCCGCGCCGACCGCTGGTTCCAACTGCAGGCCGCCGAAGCCAGCAGCGAGCAGGCCGCGCTGGAACTGTCCGCGATCGAACAGAACCTGATCCTGCAGAGTGCGGAAACCTACTTCGCGGTACTGCGCGCCCAGGACACCCTGGCCTCGACCAAGGCCGAAGAGGCCGCCTTCAAACGCCAACTCGACCAGGCCAACGAACGCTTCGACGTCGGTCTGTCGGACAAGACCGACGTGCTCGAGGCCCAGGCCGGCTTCGATACGGCACGGGCCAACCGGATCATCGCCCAGCGCCAGGTCGAAGATGCCTTCCAGGCGCTGATCACCCTGACCAACCGCGAATATGTAGCTCTTGAAGGGATCGAACATAGCCTGCCGATCCTGGCGCCGACGCCGAACGACGCCAAGGCCTGGGTCGATACCGCCGCCGCGCAGAATCTCAACCTGCAAGCCAGCAATTACGCGGTCAACGCCGCCGAAGAAACCCTGCGCCAGCGCAAGTCCGGGCATGCGCCGACCCTGGACGCGGTAGCCAGCTACCAGAGAGGCGATAACGACAGCCTCGGCTTCACTAACTCGGGAGCACTCGGTCAGCCGCGCTTCAGCAGCGACGCCGAACAGCGCTCGATCGGCCTGCAACTGAATATCCCCCTCTATAGCGGCGGCCTGACCAGCTCCCAGGTGCGCGAGGCCTACCAGCGCCTGACCCAGAGCGAGCAGCTGCGCGAAAGCCTGCGCCGGCAGGTGGTGCAAAGCACCCGCAACCTGCACCGCGCGGTGAACACCGACGTGGAAACCGTGCAGGCGCGCAAACAGTCGATCATCTCCAACCAGAGCGCCCTGGAAGCCACGGAAATCGGCTATCAGGTCGGCACCCGCAACATCGTCGACGTGCTCGACTCGCAGCGCCAGCTGTACAGCTCGGTGCGCACCTATAACGACGCGCGCTACGACTACATTCTCAACAATCTGCGTCTCAAGCAGGCCGCCGGCACCCTGAGCCCGGCCGACCTGGAAGCCCTCGAGCAATACCTCAAGTCAGACTACGACCCAGACCAGGACTTCCTGCCACCGGACCTGGCCAAGGCCGCCGAAGCGCAGTTGCGCGGTAACCTGGACTACTGA
- the waaA gene encoding lipid IV(A) 3-deoxy-D-manno-octulosonic acid transferase — translation MNRHLYTLLLHLALPLVAGRLAWRAWRAPAYVKRIGERFSLGLPPLQTGGIWLHAVSVGESIAAAPLIRQLLARYPQLPITITCMTPTGSERIQAMFAGPDFAGRVQHCYLPYDLPWAAARFLDRAQPRLAVVMETELWPNHIHQCARRGIPVALANARLSERSARGYARFAKLTAPMLAELSLIAVQTTAEAERFRSLGARPECVEVTGSIKFDLTIDPALLARAAELREQWDAVRRPVWIAASTHAGEDEIVLAAHRVLLEQWPEALLILVPRHPERFAAVYELCQRQGFATRQRSSGKAVVAGDQVLLGDTMGELLFLYALADLAFVGGSLVGNGGHNLLEPAALGKPVLSGPHLFNFLEIAAQLREAGALLEVADAEGLAHRVDQLWREPAMAQTMREAGQTVMQANQGALARLLDGLGCLLKDKP, via the coding sequence ATGAATAGACACCTCTACACCCTGCTGCTGCATCTCGCTCTGCCCCTGGTCGCCGGGCGTCTGGCCTGGCGCGCGTGGCGCGCACCGGCCTATGTCAAACGCATTGGTGAACGCTTCTCCCTCGGCTTGCCGCCTCTGCAAACCGGCGGCATCTGGCTGCATGCCGTGTCGGTGGGCGAGAGCATTGCCGCCGCGCCGCTGATCCGCCAGCTGCTGGCGCGCTACCCGCAGTTACCGATCACCATTACCTGCATGACGCCGACCGGCTCCGAACGGATTCAGGCCATGTTCGCCGGGCCTGACTTTGCCGGACGCGTGCAGCACTGCTATCTGCCCTATGACTTGCCGTGGGCCGCGGCGCGCTTTCTCGATCGCGCGCAGCCTCGGCTGGCGGTGGTCATGGAGACCGAATTGTGGCCCAACCACATCCACCAATGTGCCCGCCGTGGCATTCCCGTGGCCCTGGCCAATGCGCGGCTATCCGAGCGCTCGGCGCGTGGTTATGCGCGCTTCGCCAAGCTGACCGCGCCCATGCTGGCCGAGTTGAGTCTGATTGCGGTGCAGACCACCGCCGAGGCCGAGCGCTTTCGCAGTTTGGGTGCGCGGCCCGAGTGCGTCGAGGTGACCGGCTCGATCAAGTTCGACCTGACCATCGACCCCGCGTTGCTTGCACGCGCCGCCGAGTTGCGCGAGCAGTGGGACGCGGTGCGGCGGCCGGTGTGGATTGCCGCCAGCACCCATGCTGGTGAGGATGAAATCGTCCTGGCGGCGCACCGCGTACTACTCGAACAATGGCCCGAGGCGTTGTTGATTCTGGTGCCGCGACACCCGGAACGCTTTGCCGCGGTGTACGAGCTGTGCCAGCGCCAAGGCTTCGCCACGCGCCAGCGCTCCAGTGGCAAGGCGGTGGTGGCGGGCGACCAGGTGTTGCTCGGCGATACCATGGGCGAGCTGTTGTTTCTCTATGCCCTGGCCGATCTGGCTTTCGTCGGTGGCAGCCTGGTGGGCAATGGTGGGCATAACCTGCTGGAACCGGCGGCGCTGGGCAAGCCAGTACTCAGCGGTCCGCACCTGTTCAATTTTCTCGAGATCGCCGCGCAGTTGCGTGAGGCCGGCGCGTTGCTCGAGGTAGCGGATGCCGAGGGTCTGGCGCACCGGGTCGATCAGCTTTGGCGCGAGCCTGCCATGGCGCAGACAATGCGCGAGGCGGGCCAGACAGTAATGCAGGCCAACCAGGGCGCGCTGGCGCGTTTGCTGGATGGGCTGGGGTGCTTGTTAAAGGATAAGCCGTAG
- a CDS encoding aldo/keto reductase yields the protein MHALHTLHNLHRPLGATELLVSPLGLGTVKIGRDQGVKYPNGFSIPGDAAVLELLAQAHDLGINLIDTAPAYGSSESRLGPLLRGQRQQWVIVSKVGEEFVNGHSSFDFSPAHTRFSVERSLKRLETDFIDLVLVHSDGNDLSILHDSGVYETLAELKREGKIRGFGLSGKTVEGGLQALAQGDCGMVTYNLKEQGELPVLDYAEQHGKGILIKKALASGHACLGPGQDPVRASFELIFAHPAVSCAIVGTINAQHLAHNVATAAAVIQDIA from the coding sequence ATGCACGCCTTGCATACCCTGCACAACTTGCACCGCCCGCTCGGTGCGACCGAGCTGCTGGTCTCGCCATTAGGCCTCGGCACGGTGAAGATCGGCCGCGACCAGGGCGTGAAGTATCCCAACGGCTTCAGCATTCCGGGCGACGCGGCGGTACTTGAGCTGCTCGCCCAGGCCCATGACCTGGGGATCAATCTGATCGACACCGCGCCCGCCTACGGCAGCAGTGAAAGCCGCCTCGGTCCGCTGTTGCGCGGCCAGCGCCAGCAGTGGGTGATCGTCAGCAAGGTCGGCGAAGAATTCGTCAACGGCCACTCCAGTTTCGACTTCTCTCCAGCCCACACGCGCTTCTCGGTGGAGCGCAGCCTCAAGCGCCTGGAGACCGACTTCATCGACTTAGTGCTGGTGCATTCGGACGGCAACGATCTCTCTATCCTGCATGACAGCGGGGTCTACGAGACCCTCGCCGAGCTCAAGCGCGAAGGCAAGATTCGCGGCTTCGGCCTGTCCGGCAAAACCGTCGAAGGCGGCCTGCAGGCACTCGCGCAAGGCGACTGTGGGATGGTCACCTACAACCTCAAGGAACAGGGCGAACTGCCGGTACTGGACTACGCTGAGCAGCACGGCAAAGGCATCCTGATCAAGAAAGCCCTGGCCAGCGGGCATGCCTGCCTGGGTCCGGGGCAAGATCCGGTGCGCGCCAGCTTCGAACTGATTTTCGCCCACCCGGCGGTGAGCTGTGCGATTGTCGGCACCATCAATGCGCAACACCTGGCCCATAATGTCGCGACTGCCGCGGCGGTCATTCAGGATATTGCCTGA
- a CDS encoding RsiV family protein, translated as MFARKKLVTISLGLLLSACQSLPSGDGALAVQRVAWESIQPGCQGNACPLVNIDTLIFPDETPLSELIEQRLLQMTNDSPDAPLPASLQSYEKDFLHSAKRGWNTYLQAKVREQHDQLVIIEFSSYLSTGGAHGMPGRGFINYDRTLKKALGLQDMLLPGQTAAFWDLAGQAHQRWLTANQLDQDPEYISNWPFERSENVALGQAALLLKYNVYSIAPYSSGHPQLTIPYSQLKGILKAQYFPDHD; from the coding sequence ATGTTTGCACGTAAAAAGCTCGTCACAATCAGTCTTGGCCTCTTGCTAAGCGCCTGCCAAAGCCTGCCTTCAGGCGATGGCGCGCTAGCGGTGCAACGTGTCGCCTGGGAGAGTATTCAGCCTGGCTGCCAGGGCAACGCCTGCCCACTGGTGAATATCGACACGCTGATATTTCCCGACGAAACGCCGCTCAGCGAACTGATTGAACAGCGCCTGCTGCAGATGACCAATGATTCGCCGGACGCGCCTCTGCCCGCCTCGCTGCAGTCCTACGAAAAGGACTTCCTGCACAGTGCCAAGCGCGGCTGGAACACCTACCTGCAGGCCAAGGTGCGCGAACAACATGACCAACTGGTGATCATCGAATTTTCCAGCTACCTGTCCACGGGCGGGGCGCACGGCATGCCGGGACGCGGCTTCATCAACTACGACCGCACGCTGAAAAAGGCCCTGGGCCTGCAGGACATGCTACTGCCCGGGCAGACGGCCGCATTCTGGGACCTCGCCGGCCAAGCCCACCAGCGCTGGCTGACCGCCAACCAGCTGGATCAGGACCCCGAGTACATCAGCAACTGGCCGTTCGAGCGCAGCGAAAACGTCGCCCTCGGTCAAGCCGCACTGCTGCTGAAATACAACGTCTACAGCATTGCGCCCTACTCCAGCGGGCATCCGCAGCTGACGATCCCCTATAGCCAACTCAAGGGAATCCTCAAAGCGCAATACTTTCCCGATCACGACTGA
- the thiC gene encoding phosphomethylpyrimidine synthase ThiC has product MSTQEKNLNTTNLSDSAQVDQQSIQPFPRSQKIYVQGSRADIRVPMREISLDITPTEYGGEINAPVLVYDTSGPYTDPSVTIDVRQGLGDVRSAWIDDRGDTEMLDGLSSHFGQERLVNPELTKMRFAHVRNPRRAKAGNNVSQMHYARQGIITPEMEYVAIRENLKLEEARAAGLLDQQHAGHSFGASVPKEISAEFVREEIARGRAIIPANINHTELEPMIIGRNFLVKINGNIGNSALGSSIEEEVAKLTWGIRWGSDTVMDLSTGKHIHETREWIIRNSPVPIGTVPIYQALEKVNGVAEDLTWELFRDTLIEQAEQGVDYFTIHAGVLLRYVPLTAKRVTGIVSRGGSIMAKWCLAHHQENFLYTHFEDICQIMKAYDVSFSLGDGLRPGSIADANDAAQFGELETLGELTKIAWKHDVQCMIEGPGHVPMQLIKENMDKQLECCDEAPFYTLGPLTTDIAPGYDHITSGIGAAMIGWFGCAMLCYVTPKEHLGLPNKDDVKTGIITYKIAAHAADLAKGHPGAQIRDNALSKARFEFRWEDQFNLGLDPDTARSYHDETLPKDSGKVAHFCSMCGPKFCSMKITQEVRDYAKLNGLTDEQKAIEAGFKEQSGRFKDEGSVIYKQV; this is encoded by the coding sequence ATGAGCACACAAGAAAAAAACCTCAACACCACGAATCTGAGCGATTCCGCCCAGGTCGACCAGCAGTCGATCCAGCCGTTTCCGCGTTCGCAGAAAATTTACGTGCAAGGCTCGCGTGCGGACATCCGCGTACCGATGCGCGAGATCAGTCTCGACATCACCCCGACCGAGTACGGTGGCGAGATCAATGCGCCGGTGCTGGTCTATGACACCTCCGGCCCTTACACCGACCCGAGCGTGACCATCGATGTGCGCCAGGGCCTGGGCGACGTCCGTTCGGCCTGGATTGACGACCGCGGCGATACCGAAATGCTCGACGGCCTGTCCTCGCACTTCGGCCAGGAACGCCTGGTCAATCCCGAGCTGACCAAGATGCGCTTCGCCCATGTGCGCAACCCGCGCCGGGCCAAAGCCGGCAACAACGTCAGCCAGATGCACTACGCGCGCCAGGGCATCATCACCCCGGAGATGGAATACGTCGCTATCCGCGAGAACCTCAAACTGGAGGAAGCCCGCGCCGCCGGTCTGCTCGATCAGCAGCACGCCGGCCACAGCTTCGGCGCTTCTGTGCCGAAGGAGATCAGCGCCGAATTCGTCCGCGAGGAAATCGCCCGCGGCCGGGCGATCATCCCCGCCAACATCAATCACACCGAGTTGGAGCCGATGATCATCGGCCGCAACTTCCTGGTGAAGATCAACGGCAACATCGGCAACTCGGCGCTGGGTTCCTCCATCGAAGAAGAAGTGGCCAAGCTGACCTGGGGTATCCGCTGGGGTTCCGATACCGTGATGGACCTGTCCACCGGCAAGCACATCCACGAAACCCGCGAGTGGATCATCCGTAACTCGCCGGTGCCGATCGGCACCGTGCCGATCTACCAGGCGCTGGAGAAGGTCAACGGCGTGGCCGAAGACCTGACCTGGGAGCTGTTCCGCGACACCCTGATCGAGCAGGCCGAGCAGGGCGTCGACTACTTCACCATCCACGCCGGCGTGCTGTTGCGCTATGTGCCGCTGACCGCCAAGCGCGTGACCGGTATCGTCAGCCGCGGCGGCTCGATCATGGCCAAGTGGTGCCTGGCGCATCACCAGGAAAACTTCCTCTACACCCATTTCGAAGACATCTGCCAGATCATGAAGGCCTACGACGTCAGCTTCTCGCTGGGCGACGGCCTGCGTCCGGGTTCGATTGCCGATGCCAACGACGCGGCGCAGTTCGGCGAGCTGGAAACCCTCGGCGAGCTGACCAAGATCGCCTGGAAGCACGACGTGCAGTGCATGATCGAAGGTCCCGGCCACGTGCCGATGCAACTGATCAAGGAGAACATGGACAAGCAGCTGGAGTGCTGCGACGAGGCGCCGTTCTACACCCTCGGCCCGCTGACCACCGACATCGCGCCGGGCTACGACCACATCACCAGCGGCATCGGTGCGGCGATGATCGGCTGGTTCGGCTGCGCCATGCTCTGCTACGTCACGCCCAAGGAACACCTGGGCCTGCCGAACAAGGATGACGTCAAGACCGGCATCATCACCTATAAGATCGCCGCCCACGCCGCCGACCTGGCCAAGGGTCATCCGGGTGCACAGATCCGCGACAACGCCTTGAGCAAGGCGCGTTTCGAGTTTCGCTGGGAAGACCAGTTCAACCTCGGCCTGGACCCGGACACCGCGCGCAGCTACCACGACGAAACCCTGCCGAAAGATTCGGGCAAGGTCGCGCATTTCTGCTCCATGTGCGGGCCGAAGTTCTGCTCGATGAAGATCACCCAGGAAGTGCGCGACTACGCCAAGCTCAATGGTCTGACCGACGAGCAGAAGGCCATTGAGGCGGGCTTCAAGGAGCAGTCCGGGCGCTTCAAGGACGAAGGCTCGGTGATCTACAAACAGGTCTGA
- a CDS encoding DMT family transporter: MSGYLYLAVAITAEVIATTSMKALDGFNKPLPLLLVVVGYVISFWMLSLVVKTIPVGVAYAVWAGLGIVLVSIAAAFLYQQRLDLPAMLGMALIVCGVVVIQLFSHSVGH, translated from the coding sequence ATGAGCGGCTATCTCTATCTCGCTGTCGCCATCACCGCCGAAGTCATCGCGACTACGTCGATGAAGGCCCTGGACGGCTTCAATAAACCACTCCCCCTGCTGTTGGTAGTGGTCGGCTACGTCATTTCCTTCTGGATGCTCAGCCTGGTGGTCAAAACTATTCCAGTCGGCGTTGCCTACGCCGTCTGGGCGGGCCTGGGGATCGTGCTGGTGAGCATTGCCGCCGCGTTTCTCTACCAGCAGCGCCTCGACCTGCCGGCCATGCTCGGCATGGCCCTGATCGTCTGCGGCGTCGTGGTGATTCAATTGTTCTCGCACAGCGTCGGCCATTGA